Genomic segment of Mercurialis annua linkage group LG6, ddMerAnnu1.2, whole genome shotgun sequence:
TTTATTTTGACCCAAAAATACCACGTATCAAGACAATTTCATGCATGATGACACGAGCCCTGCTCAATGTCTCTGATATATTCATTACAGTTAAATTATATCGAGAAAACAGAttgaaaaatgtatttttgcatatattgGTCATGCAAGGTGGTGGAAATATTTGCCGAGAAGTAAAGAACagaaactaaataatttaatagcAGATCGTAGTTCTAACAAAAGAATTTTATTTCTtgtcaaaacaaaatccaaaaaaagCAGGGAATGAATAAAGGTTAGGGATTAAAAGTTGAATAAAATGAAAGATCCAGTCAATTTGATTCACTCAAGGATAAATGCAAGGCATGCTCTGCTTCTTTTAGGAATAATTTTGTCAGCTCCTTTTGACCTCTTCTGTAAACTATACAGGCCCTTCTGTTTTTACTCATCGGCCGGACTGAGATTGCACCCCTCGACTCAGGGTCATTGCTGCAATTAGCACCACGACCAGCTTAACATAATTTAACGTTAAAATGAGATGAACAAACAAACATACCATGGGGTGAAGATTTCATACCTTAAATTATTTTCAGAAGCTTCTTGTTGTTCTGTGCTTTCGGTGTACTGCGCCTTTTTCAGCAGCTCAGAATCACAATCCTCTGTTCCAGAACCTTCTTCGAGATTCATCAACCTTAAAAAATGGTGACATGTTATAAAGGATGCCTTAAGGTGAACATTACATTTTTGGTACAACTGTTAGATAGAATAGAATTCACAGTGTGCGATTGATTACTTGGTTTGAAGTAGATCAACGAGCAATTGCAGAGCTCCAGAGTCCCCACAGACCTCCCATACAGCCGCTCTAACTTCTGAATCAGTCAGTTGTCTCTCCCCTTCAGAACCTAAAAGCTTTAAAAGTTTCAAAGAAAAGATCATAAATGTGTAATAGTGTTTTAAATGAAAGACGAGATGTTCTGTGTTGCACAGAAatgctgaaatgaaaaaacgCTAGAAAAAGAGAGgcaaaaagatattttttacaagaatatgatataaatataaatttcaaagttTTAATAAGCGTTTTCAGAAACGGAAACAAAACAATGAAATATACAACTCGATAAGTTTCCATGTAAACTAGGATGTTTTAAAGAACTGTACCTCTTCAAGCAATGAAGAAACTCTATATAGTTCATCTTCCCGCATGGCTAAGGTCCTCAATGAAGTTAAAAAATCCTCAGGGAAAACCAACTTATCTACATAAGAGGGTGTTGGGCGCTGACCACTCCAACTGAAGTTGCAAACTTCCCTTTTGGTTTTAATATCGGTGTCATCTTTTGAGGTTCGTGCTGAAAAAAACCCACGGTCCAACGAGGCTTTTGGTAAAATACACCGCATTTCAGCTTTCTGCAAACAAACCAATTTTATTAACATAGCTTCCTTTCTCTTCAAGGGGGAAGGAGAGAAACGGGACACAAGCATGAAAAGTAATTTTACGCGACTGAATGTAATAAACAGCACCAAAGTTTCATTTTTCCTtacaaaataacataaaatgaaCACGACAAACTGCAGAATCACCAAAATGCTGACCTGTGGTTCCAGAATTTGCATTTTCGATTCTGACAAGGGATCATTTTGCATTGCCTCTACAGGATAATGAACCTGCATGCATTGAGCCAGCAAATTTGCAGCCCATGATTAGCCAGTATAATAAATTGGCTGGCAATCAAgctataaactacttataatacAAACACATGAAAGTGTGAAATCAGTTTCAACATCccagataataaaaaaaatccttcaGATGCGTGCAGTTATACATAAGAAAGAATGACTtccatattatataaaataaatttggttGGCAACAAGCTAAAAATGAGAAGCAGATTCCTTGCCCAATTAATGTGAAAAATATTACCATGAGATAATCATCTGTATTGTTGTCAACCACAAATCCGTATAAGTAAAGTAATTCCTACACCAAAACAGAAGATATAGTGTTAAGTTAAATGTGTAATTGAGACTTCACAGCTGCTAATGCAAAATGGAAGTAATAGACATAAGCAGTAAACACCAATTGAAATCCAAAAGCCTCCTCAACTCCCTCCTTCCTTCTAATAGGGAGCAAAAACTCAATATTTTCTTCCAACAAATTTTCTTTGTCATCCTCCTTCCCTAAAATTTCCTAGGAGCCAAATTCTCTCTCATCAAATACAATGACCGAGAGAATCCCCAACAATAACTTTAGCCAGTTCAAttctctattttaatttatctcgGAATTTCCGCAAAATCCAACAATACTTTCTatttcaatatataaaataagtgTCTATTTTAAATAGATCTTGAAAATTGTGCATGTCCAAACAATACACTTCTTAAAGAAAATTAACAACATTTAAAAGAGTTTAGGGACTCATTCTCACTCAATAAATTGATggtattaaatttaatttctttacaTACACGGCCTCTCAGTGAAAGAGTAGATAATATGAGAGATTGAGGATTTGATGCCCATTGAAATTCATGTTGAAAATATCTAAACATCGCTACAAATTGAATGAGGACTCTTGTAGCTCAACTGGAAAGTGATAACAGCAAGAAGATTGAGCAGTATGTGAATAGGAACAGAGTATAAAAACAGATGCCACAGCCCTTCAAATTCAGTTATTCTTAATTTGAATGAATTAAAACTTACTAACCCAAACTGACCATGCCGAGCATAATTCAAAACATAGAAAAGAGGAAGGTCCAAAGGTAGGGTTCAGAATAAAAATGATTGAACCAGTAATATAATAAAATCTCAGTGCCTGAAAAAAGTACCTCATTGCCTTTATTTCCATAACTAATGGAAATCTCTTTCTCGATCTCGAATGGAGTTTGTTCAGCTTTTCAGTTGGGACAAAccatatgaaattaaattaaaaaaataataatcagcAACTGCGAAGACTTCATTAAGGTCGTCTTATTAAACCACTTGCAATACAAGCAAACCTATAGAATTCACAAAAAAAAGATACCAGAATGAAGGTACATAGAAAAGGGAACTCCGCTGACCGAGCCAGTTCCATCAACCTCCCATGTTGCTGCAGGCTTCAAACCTACATGACAATATTTGCAGCAAAACAGAAACTTATTGAACCTCACAATCTGCAATATAATTCACAAGTATAATGAcaatgaaataaaaacaataactaccaacaataattaaaaagtgataatcttagtttaaataaataagACAGACAATACTGAGCAAATATTTACTAACTACTGCCGTGTTACCATGATTGCAAAAATCAATGCCAGGGACAAGACCCTCTACCCAGAGAGTCTCCCCTTGACCTGATGAGGAAGTTGTTGCATTGACTCCGCTATCAGTACCATGAACCTTAAATCCTGAAATAAAAAGGTTAGATTTCAATTGACATACACCGGTAAAATTGTCAACTGCAATAACTATGCCCGGATAAAGAAAAAACAATCTCACTTCTTTCTTTCATTTCATTGACCATGTCTCCATCAGAAATATCATTATTCAAGAGCTCTGAGACGTTAGTTGAGCAGTGGTTGTCTTGATCCACTTCAACTTGTGGAAATACATAAGAATGAGGAAGGGGGATGTTCAAAGCACGAGTCCAAAATAAAGAATTTGCCCTAGCATGATTAATATAGTGTAAGATTGACCAACAAAGGAAAGACTATCAACCCGCTTAAGTCAGAAAAGCAACAATTCAAACAAAAAGGAGCAATTATGAGATTATTACCAAAGGAAATCTTCAAACTGCACCTCACTGGAAAACAGAAGAAATCAAAATAATCTCAGGTTTGTATCTATAACATACTATCCTTGTCAACGCATGCTATAtgaaattcataaattataGTGATACCATTGGTGCAAAATGCACTGCTATATTAAAATCTGTGTGTATGGTTTCCTATGATAATGCAATTATGATCAATAAGGACCCATTTCTTTTCAGAGTTCGAAGAGAGAAGGAGCGAGCAAATTAACTTAATACTCACCTTTCAGAATCTCCATCTAGAATTAGAAGTTTCTTCATCAGCCCCTTTACTTTTTCATCATAGAGAGAGAGCAATTTTTTCTTCTGTAAGATAAACCTGTCTTTGGTCACATATGCTGTGCAATTAATTTGAAACATCCAATCAATTACCCAAAACAagcattaattaaattaatcatacTGAAGTATAGTGGCAAAGTTGCTGCTGCAACATAACACATAATTGTTTCATTTAACAGCAAAAATGTGGCCAGGAGAATTCATTATACATCTTATTCCAGCATAAAAAAAACTTCCATTTTTCGTTGTTGTTGCAAGCCAAATGAATATTACATAAATGAATCAACATTACGTTGTTGTAAAACACATTTGAGGATATATATACGGAACTGAACTATACAGTATTTTCAGGGCACAGAGACACAAATCCAAAAAGCATTTCCGATCACCTGCAGTTCAGTTGCCCGATACAAAGTCGTCCCCTTAAGCTCCAAAAGTTCTTCATTAGTAAACCAAAGTGGATTCCCAAAAGTTGTAGGAAGCATATCAAGGTAACTAACACAATACATAaccaaatcaatcaatcacaccaACCAAAAATATTACACAAAACTCCGAAAAAAGAATCCAAAGACAATACGGTATATACATAATACATACGGTTTCCAAGAAGAACTCTTTCGAAGTCGCTCCAACATGAGAAACAAAATGATCAAGAACCTATCATCCACTTCTCCTTCTTCAAACATAGCTCTGCATTCAGGTCCAATGAGAGGATCTTGCAAAACTCTCATTGGAGTTATAGCCAAATCCAGTGGCACAACAACCAAAACCCCTTCATAATGACACCAAATATAACTTAGcaacacacaaaaaaaaaaacaatcaattcaaatacaaactaaagaataatttgaaaattcaaTTACCATCATTGACATTATTTGATGAAAATATGCCGAACCCTTTATTTGGACCGCAGTGTTTGATATTACAACCTCGTAGCTCAACTTTATTTGCCTGAaatgaattgaaaaaaaaaagttagaaataATATTTGATAATGTAATGAGCTAGTATTTGAGTAGAATTGAGACCTGGAGCCAGAGAAGGAATTGGTGCAGTTTTGTTTGTTCTGCATCCGACATTGTTCTGCTATTTTTTGGTGGTTGATTGAATCTTGTTCCAAGCTTGAATTAAACCCTCGATTTGGAGGGTTTAAGGATTTGATACCATTGTTTTCCTAGAAAGAGTTCTTCATTAGGGAAACTACTTGTCGTCTGGCGCTGAAAGGTGTTGCCGAAAAGGCAAAAGCTAATAGCTATCGTGTCTTATTTccaaggcctaattacttaaaaaaagctcaccttataatattttttcgtttatatctcATGTAGAAAAGATAttcatttgtacttttttttgatttttcattttcatttctacccaaaaatttaaatttttgacaattaaattaattaaagaatgaaaacgttataaataattaataatattaatgtttaattagaatataagctaaatataaaagatcattttgaatatttttctaaatgaaaagaggtcaaattagctctttagggtagagacgaaaatgaaaagttaaaaaaagagtacaaatgaaattttttctaaatcaagatataaacgaataaatgttataagatagttttttttttaaatagttagGCCTATTTCCAACCGCTTTTTTAAGGcaaactaatttttatactccctccatccaccacattttattgaaaaaaaagactttatttttataaattttttatattttgctaTGGAATTTTATATTCGATTATCTCTATTGATCTTAGTAGGATGACTTTTTATTGTCTTATTGCTTTTTTCAACATTCATttcattataatatttatattcatatttttatttttattttattttttaattctcaCTAAACAATGTCAACTTATTTGAGATGTTTAAACGTGATAAATGATAATGATTTGCCtttactaataaatatttacatttagatataaacaatttttaaaatattgttaatacaacaaaaatttaaatagaaaaaaattagctCTATCGCACTATAATTATGACAAATTTTATGGAGTACTATTTACCGCCCCTAAATTATTAGGTACCATCCTCCGTTTTACTTAAATACTCTTTTACCTTTTCCTAATTATAAAACTCAATTCAAATCCTTTCAACTCGCATTCAAACATGAAGAACAGATAACAAAAATTTCGGGAGAAAATGTCAGAAACTAACCGAGGAAGAGGACGAGATAGCACGATAACTTTTTCGtttgaattttagtttttttttttctcaaaaaatccTACAGGGACGCACCCACATCTCCATATGGTGGGATGTTTTAGATGCAATCTCAAAACCCACCATATAAAAATCATCAAAAGAAATTATTTCAGCCGATTTTCCGTAATTTTGATATCCGTTTTCCGACAAATTGGAATCGTAATCATCCATTACAAGGGATTAGAATGAGGTTGAGAGGAAAACAATTATTATGCTTTAGTTAAAAGGACAAGAGGGGCGGTGTCTAATAAATAGAGGCGGTATATAGTAAAATcctactaatttttttaagtatttgTACTAATTGATCGTTTAGgataaattagtaaaaatatatattttatatgtaaaatgATTTTGTAAACCTAAAGCAACAAGCAAGCAATTTAAGCATTGATAATAGAAATCCAAAACACGTAAAGAGACAGTTTTTTTAGTTAAAGGCCACAAACAAAGAAGGCCATCATCATGCAAATTAGCCACCTCTCCACCATTAAAAAACCGCCAAAACTGACCTTCACACCTCACTCGTGTCCCCTTAATTTCTCCTCAACCCCAATATATAATCTCATCACATCATTAATCTCTCCAAATTAATCTATAATCATGGAGTTCAATCTACCAAGAACAAGACATGTGATGACATTAATGTCCATAGCAGACGTGGCTTCATGGTACTGTGCTCTTCTCCTCGTTACTCTTTTATTGCAAAGCTCTGTCAGAGAATCGGCTCAGACGACAGCAAGTTATGACTCCGACGAGGTTTTCAAAGGGAGAGGAATCTCCGACAGAGGCTGCGATGAGATTTATGTTGTgcaagaaggtgaaacgcttcagACGATCAGTAATAAGTGTGGTGATCCTTTTATAGTTGAGCGGAACCCTCATATTCATGATCCTGATGATGTTTTTCCTGGTCTTGTTATCAAGATTATTTCTTCACCTCCTACACATATCTTCAGGTCCTAGGGTTTTTGTTTATGCAGGTATATAGTTGAAGTTTACTAGTAAAATTACAAActcaattttatatatatgatttatatattatgataactatattttattttagagcaTATATTATTTcgtgtatatatttatattgttatatGGAAGAACTCGTATGTATGATTCTGACATCATTGGATGGAATCATTTTCTTGGCATGTTGTGGTCGGAATTTATAAACTGTTTGTAACTTAATGTATTTTATAATAGTGTATGAACATGCGTATTGACACATATGGAGGCAAATGGTGCGGACAAAAAGTCTATAAAGATGAAGAAAGGGAAATAAAGAAAATGTCGTCGTTTTGTTATTAGGCAAAGTAAATGAATAAAACAGAAACCTAACTAAGACTTGTCTCTAATAATGGGAAGTGAATCACATAATTGAAGTCTcgaaactattaattataattctGGAGATCTCCAACATGTCAATTGAATTTTGTGATGCAGGTTCATGATCTGCAATCAGTGCTATATactttttttagatatttgaaatataaatgaaaGTCTTGCAACAAATATGTAATCACAAATTCTAAAATAATcggaaaaaatatagaaaataagTTATGGTTATAAAAGAGATTTAAAGTTGATTCGAAATttcataaacaaatatataaatataatggcaaatttaatatatacaGTGAAAGATAAGTAAtgtaaaattcataaataaagTTTATTTAATATAGTTAAATTCTAAGGATTTTGCTTAGGGTGTAGCCGGGTCGAGTCAACTCCCGAGCTATTCATGATTGACTCAAAAAATACTCAAATTCGTCTAGATTAATATTATCGAGTTGAGCTCGAATTTGAACTACTCGAAATAATTATTGAGTCGAGTCCGAATTTTAAAATACTCGGCTTGATAAGTTCGCGAGCCTAATCGAGCTATAAACAGTTATTTTTTAACCTTTTATACTTGTATATATACTTacaatgatatttttatttttatattaaaatatattatcgAGTCAAGTTGAATTTGAGTCTCAAAATTCTATCAAATTTGTGTTTGAGCTCTTAAAAACATATACGAGTTTGAGTTGGATTTCGAATGAGCTCGAGCTTGAACCTGGCTATTTCGAACTCGGTTACAACCCTTGTTTTGCTCCCTTTGGATCCATCAGTTCTGCACTTCAATGAGTTGGATTTGATTATAGTGGAATCATGGTCATGCACCTCGCTGAACATGAAAGACACTTAAAATTAAGTTGGATATAGCTTATCTTCCGAGGTCCATGGTTGTGTCAATTTTGACCAGAGTCCTACTTATGAAAATGTTCAAGACCACCGTACCAAAAAAATGTTTCAGGCCAAAGTGTGTTTGATTACTAAtaacattaattaaataaaaaaacaaatttggtGAATTCATACTTTCAATTGtctttcaaatttataatttgattctgccaaaaaaatccaaaacatttgTTTCTTTATCGTTTTCTGtaacaaaattcaaaatcatATAAACGTTGGTGAATGAATGAATTAATTGAactttaaattaatcaaatcataacctaatacaaatatatatacacaaaatTAAGATGCActatcaaataaatataattactctTTGTGATTCATGTGGCTGGTAAAATGCATGAATATTCAATAGAAGATTTTGTGGACTGTATAATAGAATAAACCTGTGAATATCCTGTAGATAAGATTTATCAActccaatttaatttctttgtttCTTGCAAAATATTGCCTCAATCTTTCGTGACAATTAACTAATTCTACATACGTGGCGTTCTCCTTTTGGTTTCATCCCCTTTAATTAACTTTATACCCAAGGGAATATGCCATCACTAAATCTTTTTACTACTTCAAATTGTCTTGTCAccaaaaagtaaaattttatttatattttttaaattacaaactAGATTTAGGTTATAGCGACCTTTCACTTTTCAAAGAGCTATAAAGAGAAATCAAAGTTTTGACAAGTGTTCTGTTGTATATCGTACACGTAGCTATAACAACTtttaattaagtgattaattaaaggTAATTGAAcatgttttgttataaaataCTGACCGGAAATTGAGCTAATTACTTTTGAGTGAAGTTGATTGAGAGTTTATCACCTTCAAGCTCAATTCGTAAGTTATCTATTACTCACTGTAAGTTAATTTGTATGTTTTACTGATAGTTTTTATTTAGATTGCTCATTGTTTGTAATTGTAGTTGACACAGTTCCATGTTATTTgatttacatatatataatgtAAGCATGTTTAGTTTTTCATAATTAGCATTGTGTTCGAAATTTGAATTTCACATTcatttacattttaattgtaaattatgaTTCTCtcaagttttaattataaatatgagaAACCGAGTTATTTAAGCTACACCTTTTATAAGAGTTGAATGGTGACTGTAGAtagaaaatgtataaataaaattaaattgagtAAAATAAGTTTGGCGTCTcatgttaattaaaatttgaaaagatactaatccataaatttttctaaattttcatCATATTGATGAATATTAATTGGATTGgaattctctcaagttcaaatgaacttgagagggtcatgttcacgatctacaccattcattgtaaaatgaacggtgtaaattaatttgattaaaattgtattttttcgatctacaccgttcattataaaattaatgataTGATGTAGATCGTAAACATGATCCCTtaagttcaaaataaatttgagggaatcccaatccataTTAATTAGTTAAGTGACACTCTATTTTCAATTTGTCTTGTAGTTTGAATGTAATTTGTTAAGATATGATATGTTAGGATTATAAAAGAAACACAATAAATTAGTTGAAAATTAAGTTCAAAAATTAGAAATCATTGCAAAAATTGTAACAGTCGGCCATGAAAAATAAGTTTGATCATGATCCAACCTTTtaagtttgtcaaattatagtttattttCGATAGGTGATCAGTTGTAATTAAGCgtgtatattaattaaaaaataatatttttttacttttttttaattacaaccAAATTCAACCacttttttcatcaaaaaaatacttatttaactacaattataatcaaaattaaaaagtttggtcataaaaaaatcaaaaaaagtttaatattttttgtataaataaacttttaaattgaGTATTGGTTATAATTGGAATATACTAATATCCATTACGAAATTATAAAGCTAGaccataaataatatattttgaataaaCAATTCGTCGTAAATAGAATAAGCGGTAggcataaaaagaaaaaaaacccaACCAGTATTTTACTGTGGAGTGTGCACctcgtaaaattatttatttgaaaataaaatacaaatttcgCGCGATTCTCCTTCTCTCAATATATCTCTATCTCAAGATTCCGTCGTCCCTTCCGATTCTGCTTTTAAGAAACTGAGTTAATACAACTGCACTGACTCACTGAGTTTGTTCTTTTACGAGTCCATTTTTTGAAGGTCTCTTAATCTAATCAGGCATTTAAAATCATGATTTTTATGTGCAGTGTTTGTTCTTAATCGTGTCACAATATGATGAGCACGTGTAAAGTTGAAAACAGAGTGAcccattaaaaagaaaatattttccTTGTCTTGTCTC
This window contains:
- the LOC126687004 gene encoding uncharacterized protein LOC126687004 — protein: MSDAEQTKLHQFLLWLQANKVELRGCNIKHCGPNKGFGIFSSNNVNDGVLVVVPLDLAITPMRVLQDPLIGPECRAMFEEGEVDDRFLIILFLMLERLRKSSSWKPYLDMLPTTFGNPLWFTNEELLELKGTTLYRATELQKKKLLSLYDEKVKGLMKKLLILDGDSESEVQFEDFLWANSLFWTRALNIPLPHSYVFPQVEVDQDNHCSTNVSELLNNDISDGDMVNEMKERRFKVHGTDSGVNATTSSSGQGETLWVEGLVPGIDFCNHGLKPAATWEVDGTGSVSGVPFSMYLHSAEQTPFEIEKEISISYGNKGNEELLYLYGFVVDNNTDDYLMVHYPVEAMQNDPLSESKMQILEPQKAEMRCILPKASLDRGFFSARTSKDDTDIKTKREVCNFSWSGQRPTPSYVDKLVFPEDFLTSLRTLAMREDELYRVSSLLEELLGSEGERQLTDSEVRAAVWEVCGDSGALQLLVDLLQTKLMNLEEGSGTEDCDSELLKKAQYTESTEQQEASENNLSNDPESRGAISVRPMSKNRRACIVYRRGQKELTKLFLKEAEHALHLSLSESN
- the LOC130015669 gene encoding uncharacterized protein LOC130015669, translated to MEFNLPRTRHVMTLMSIADVASWYCALLLVTLLLQSSVRESAQTTASYDSDEVFKGRGISDRGCDEIYVVQEGETLQTISNKCGDPFIVERNPHIHDPDDVFPGLVIKIISSPPTHIFRS